In Xenopus tropicalis strain Nigerian chromosome 5, UCB_Xtro_10.0, whole genome shotgun sequence, one genomic interval encodes:
- the ankrd60 gene encoding ankyrin repeat domain-containing protein 60 isoform X4 — translation MASHGKGRSLRTTTDTPQVTFFSVKVRLLETGEMFRVPGCSRLTKVAELKEKLELAAGIPAHLQRLSYIDEGDLPDKSTFKYNGIIPKGTISLRSWSQDGCSDLVKAAAEGDLPKLKYLGVTADSNYNTPNSLLLSLEAKCDWVAARASTALYIASHRGHTAMELMYMAKLY, via the exons ATGGCCTCCCATGGGAAGGGAAGATCTCTCCGGACTACAACAGACACCCCCCAGGTTACTTTCTTTAGCGTGAAAGTCAGGCTGCTGGAGACAGGAGAGATGTTCAGAGTGCCAGGCTGCAGCCGGCTTACCAAGGTTGCAGAGCTGAAGGAGAAGCTTGAGTTGGCAGCAGGCATTCCCGCTCACTTACAGAGACTTTCCTACATCGATGAAG GAGATTTGCCTGATAAATCAACATTTAAATACAATGGAATCATTCCCAAGGGCACCATATCTTTGCGTTCTTGGTCCCAGGATGGCTGCAGTGATCTTGTTAAAGCAGCAGCTGAAGGAGATTTACCAAAG CTAAAATATTTAGGGGTGACTGCAGACTCAAATTATAACACACCAAACTCTTTGCTTTTAAGCCTGGAAGCCAAATGTGACTGGGTGGCAGCAAGAGCAAGCACTGCCCTCTACATCGCCTCTCACAGAGGCCACACGGCCATG GAGCTAATGTACATGGCAAAACTTTATTAG
- the ankrd60 gene encoding ankyrin repeat domain-containing protein 60 isoform X2: MKVIGKKPGDLPDKSTFKYNGIIPKGTISLRSWSQDGCSDLVKAAAEGDLPKLKYLGVTADSNYNTPNSLLLSLEAKCDWVAARASTALYIASHRGHTAMVRFLLRNGANVHGKTLLGSSPLHVAAAMGNCDCIDELLAYGAEIQDTDGNGHSALDLASLWGQKKAENRLFLYQWKKRASKVSLKSHLDPKELFPHQKYDSSLRTWRCGPQAKNYMVNLVTHGEYSGTNINAPRKSNNQRRPAKHEESNVNIKPCIDGLKQG, encoded by the exons ATGAAGGTGATTGGCAAGAAGCCAG GAGATTTGCCTGATAAATCAACATTTAAATACAATGGAATCATTCCCAAGGGCACCATATCTTTGCGTTCTTGGTCCCAGGATGGCTGCAGTGATCTTGTTAAAGCAGCAGCTGAAGGAGATTTACCAAAG CTAAAATATTTAGGGGTGACTGCAGACTCAAATTATAACACACCAAACTCTTTGCTTTTAAGCCTGGAAGCCAAATGTGACTGGGTGGCAGCAAGAGCAAGCACTGCCCTCTACATCGCCTCTCACAGAGGCCACACGGCCATGGTACGCTTCCTTTTGCGCAATG GAGCTAATGTACATGGCAAAACTTTATTAGGGAGCAGCCCTCTTCATGTAGCTGCTGCCATGGGAAACTGTGACTGCATTGATGAACTGCTGGCTTATGGGGCAGAAATACAAGATACTGATGGAAATGGCCATTCAGCTCTTGACTTGGCATCTCTCTGGGGCCAGAAGAAGGCCGAAAACAGACTGTTCCTTTACCAGTGGAAAAAAAGAGCATCCAAAGTATCACTTAAGTCACATCTGGATCCCAAGGAGCTTTTTCCTCATCAAAAATATGACTCAAGTCTACGAACATGGCGGTGTGGGCCTCAGGCAAAAAATTACATGGTTAACCTGGTTACCCATGGAGAATACTCTGGTACTAATATAAATGCTCCCAGAAAATCCAACAATCAAAGAAGACCAGCAAAGCACGAAGAATCTAATGTAAACATAAAACCATGTATAGATGGTCTGAAACAAGGTTGA
- the asf1a gene encoding histone chaperone ASF1A has translation MAKVQVNNVVVLDNPSPFYNPFQFEITFECIEDLSEDLEWKIIYVGSAESEEYDQVLDSVLVGPVPAGRHMFVFQADAPNSGLIPDADAIGVTVVLITCTYRDQEFIRVGYYVNNEYTETELRENPPVKPDFSKLQRNILASNPRVTRFHINWEENTEKLDELEDSNPHLHPILSIEARPSASKGWPMSENSLNVMLESHMDCM, from the exons ATGGCAAAGGTTCAGGTGAACAATGTGGTGGTGCTGGATAACCCTTCTCCTTTCTACAATCCTTTCCAGTTCGAAATCACCTTTGAGTGCATAGAGGACCTTTCTGAAG ATTTAGAATGGAAAATTATTTACGTGGGCTCTGCTGAAAGTGAAGAATATGACCAGGTTTTAGACTCTGTATTGGTGGGACCTGTACCTGCAGGCCGACATATGTTTGTATTTCAG gctgatgccccCAACTCAGGCCTTATACCAGACGCAGATGCCATTGGTGTAACAGTGGTGCTTATCACATGCACATACAGAGATCAAGAGTTTATCAGAGTGGGCTATTATGTTAATAATGAATATACAGAAACAGAACTGCGTGAAAACCCTCCTGTGAAACCAGACTTTTCCAAG CTTCAGAGGAACATCTTGGCATCAAATCCTAGAGTAACCAGGTTCCACATAAACTGGGAAGAAAATACAGAGAAGCTTGATGAACTTGAAGATAGTAATCCTCATCTGCATCCAATACTGTCAATAGAAGCCAGACCTTCAGCTTCAAAAGGATGGCCTATGTCAGAGAACTCTTTAAATGTCATGCTAGAATCGCACATGGACTGCATGTGA
- the ankrd60 gene encoding ankyrin repeat domain-containing protein 60 isoform X1, translating into MASHGKGRSLRTTTDTPQVTFFSVKVRLLETGEMFRVPGCSRLTKVAELKEKLELAAGIPAHLQRLSYIDEGDLPDKSTFKYNGIIPKGTISLRSWSQDGCSDLVKAAAEGDLPKLKYLGVTADSNYNTPNSLLLSLEAKCDWVAARASTALYIASHRGHTAMVRFLLRNGANVHGKTLLGSSPLHVAAAMGNCDCIDELLAYGAEIQDTDGNGHSALDLASLWGQKKAENRLFLYQWKKRASKVSLKSHLDPKELFPHQKYDSSLRTWRCGPQAKNYMVNLVTHGEYSGTNINAPRKSNNQRRPAKHEESNVNIKPCIDGLKQG; encoded by the exons ATGGCCTCCCATGGGAAGGGAAGATCTCTCCGGACTACAACAGACACCCCCCAGGTTACTTTCTTTAGCGTGAAAGTCAGGCTGCTGGAGACAGGAGAGATGTTCAGAGTGCCAGGCTGCAGCCGGCTTACCAAGGTTGCAGAGCTGAAGGAGAAGCTTGAGTTGGCAGCAGGCATTCCCGCTCACTTACAGAGACTTTCCTACATCGATGAAG GAGATTTGCCTGATAAATCAACATTTAAATACAATGGAATCATTCCCAAGGGCACCATATCTTTGCGTTCTTGGTCCCAGGATGGCTGCAGTGATCTTGTTAAAGCAGCAGCTGAAGGAGATTTACCAAAG CTAAAATATTTAGGGGTGACTGCAGACTCAAATTATAACACACCAAACTCTTTGCTTTTAAGCCTGGAAGCCAAATGTGACTGGGTGGCAGCAAGAGCAAGCACTGCCCTCTACATCGCCTCTCACAGAGGCCACACGGCCATGGTACGCTTCCTTTTGCGCAATG GAGCTAATGTACATGGCAAAACTTTATTAGGGAGCAGCCCTCTTCATGTAGCTGCTGCCATGGGAAACTGTGACTGCATTGATGAACTGCTGGCTTATGGGGCAGAAATACAAGATACTGATGGAAATGGCCATTCAGCTCTTGACTTGGCATCTCTCTGGGGCCAGAAGAAGGCCGAAAACAGACTGTTCCTTTACCAGTGGAAAAAAAGAGCATCCAAAGTATCACTTAAGTCACATCTGGATCCCAAGGAGCTTTTTCCTCATCAAAAATATGACTCAAGTCTACGAACATGGCGGTGTGGGCCTCAGGCAAAAAATTACATGGTTAACCTGGTTACCCATGGAGAATACTCTGGTACTAATATAAATGCTCCCAGAAAATCCAACAATCAAAGAAGACCAGCAAAGCACGAAGAATCTAATGTAAACATAAAACCATGTATAGATGGTCTGAAACAAGGTTGA
- the ankrd60 gene encoding glycerophosphocholine phosphodiesterase GDE1 isoform X3, with product MKEICLINQHLNTMESFPRAPYLCVLGPRMAAVILLKQQLKEIYQSLEAKCDWVAARASTALYIASHRGHTAMVRFLLRNGANVHGKTLLGSSPLHVAAAMGNCDCIDELLAYGAEIQDTDGNGHSALDLASLWGQKKAENRLFLYQWKKRASKVSLKSHLDPKELFPHQKYDSSLRTWRCGPQAKNYMVNLVTHGEYSGTNINAPRKSNNQRRPAKHEESNVNIKPCIDGLKQG from the exons ATGAAG GAGATTTGCCTGATAAATCAACATTTAAATACAATGGAATCATTCCCAAGGGCACCATATCTTTGCGTTCTTGGTCCCAGGATGGCTGCAGTGATCTTGTTAAAGCAGCAGCTGAAGGAGATTTACCAAAG CCTGGAAGCCAAATGTGACTGGGTGGCAGCAAGAGCAAGCACTGCCCTCTACATCGCCTCTCACAGAGGCCACACGGCCATGGTACGCTTCCTTTTGCGCAATG GAGCTAATGTACATGGCAAAACTTTATTAGGGAGCAGCCCTCTTCATGTAGCTGCTGCCATGGGAAACTGTGACTGCATTGATGAACTGCTGGCTTATGGGGCAGAAATACAAGATACTGATGGAAATGGCCATTCAGCTCTTGACTTGGCATCTCTCTGGGGCCAGAAGAAGGCCGAAAACAGACTGTTCCTTTACCAGTGGAAAAAAAGAGCATCCAAAGTATCACTTAAGTCACATCTGGATCCCAAGGAGCTTTTTCCTCATCAAAAATATGACTCAAGTCTACGAACATGGCGGTGTGGGCCTCAGGCAAAAAATTACATGGTTAACCTGGTTACCCATGGAGAATACTCTGGTACTAATATAAATGCTCCCAGAAAATCCAACAATCAAAGAAGACCAGCAAAGCACGAAGAATCTAATGTAAACATAAAACCATGTATAGATGGTCTGAAACAAGGTTGA